From the Ferviditalea candida genome, one window contains:
- the ribD gene encoding bifunctional diaminohydroxyphosphoribosylaminopyrimidine deaminase/5-amino-6-(5-phosphoribosylamino)uracil reductase RibD produces MQAINDETYMRLALQMAEQVQGQTGINPAVGCVIVKDGRIVGLGAHLKRGEPHAEVHALNMAGAHAAGSTVYVTLEPCSHYGLTPPCSDRLIAEKVRRVVIAAVDPNPRVSGSGVRRLRENGLEVETGLLEKEADALNEAFRKHILTGLPFVSMKTASTLDGRIASRTGDSRWITNESAREFVHVLRHKHQAVMVGVNTVLADNPKLTTRLSVPGLNPIRIVADSRLQTPETAEVLADPQAKTILLATAAAPEDKRRRLEELGAEVLVCGDGEKVDLRAAMRLLGQKEIGSILLEGGGRLNGAMLEAGLVDKVYLFFAPKIIGGFAAPSNIAFSGFERMADAIRLEEVRYEQFGDNFCVIGRPRYADAGDEDYGEEE; encoded by the coding sequence TGTGATCGTCAAGGATGGAAGGATTGTCGGTCTCGGCGCGCATCTGAAGCGCGGGGAACCGCATGCGGAGGTTCATGCGTTGAACATGGCCGGCGCCCATGCCGCCGGAAGCACGGTGTATGTAACGCTGGAGCCCTGCTCGCATTACGGATTGACGCCCCCATGCAGCGACCGCCTCATAGCCGAAAAGGTAAGGAGGGTGGTCATCGCCGCTGTAGATCCCAACCCCCGGGTTTCCGGAAGCGGTGTCAGACGACTGAGGGAAAACGGACTCGAAGTGGAGACCGGATTGCTCGAAAAAGAAGCCGATGCGCTAAATGAGGCATTTCGCAAGCACATTCTTACCGGTCTCCCGTTTGTTTCGATGAAGACGGCCAGCACGCTGGACGGGCGAATCGCCAGCCGTACGGGCGACAGTCGTTGGATTACCAACGAATCGGCACGGGAATTTGTGCATGTGCTGAGGCACAAGCATCAAGCCGTGATGGTAGGTGTGAATACAGTGCTGGCCGACAATCCGAAGCTGACGACTCGGTTATCTGTGCCGGGCTTGAATCCGATTCGGATTGTCGCCGATTCCCGTCTGCAGACGCCGGAAACCGCTGAAGTCCTTGCCGACCCACAGGCGAAGACGATTTTGCTTGCGACTGCGGCGGCTCCGGAGGACAAACGCCGCCGTTTGGAGGAGCTTGGCGCGGAAGTGCTCGTATGCGGCGACGGGGAGAAAGTCGATCTGCGGGCGGCCATGCGGCTTTTGGGGCAAAAAGAGATCGGTTCGATCCTGCTGGAAGGCGGCGGACGTTTGAACGGGGCCATGCTGGAAGCGGGCCTGGTGGACAAGGTTTACTTGTTTTTTGCCCCGAAAATAATCGGCGGCTTCGCAGCTCCGTCCAATATCGCTTTTTCCGGCTTTGAGCGGATGGCGGATGCCATCAGGCTGGAAGAGGTCCGTTATGAGCAGTTCGGCGACAACTTCTGCGTCATCGGCCGGCCGCGCTATGCCGACGCTGGAGATGAGGATTATGGCGAGGAGGAATGA